The genomic window CCCAGCCTCAATCAAGCGGGCAGCATAGTGGAGACTGGCATCGACATCCGAGCCACGGATGGATTTTTGTAGGGCTGAGAGGACATCGTAGTGACCGTCCCCATCCTTGTCCATAGTAATGTAACTCCTCTGCAGGCTATTTTCCATGATATCAAGAGTGATATGACGGATGCCTTTGTCATTCTCGGGAGTAGAGAGAACAGCCAGATCCAGCGAGTTAAAGGCAGAACGCAGATCTCCATTTGTAGAGGTCGCGATGAAATCCAGTGCATCATCATCTAACTCAACTGGGAAATCAAAACCTCGTTCAGGGTCAGTTAGGGCGATTTGAATCGCTTCTTTGACATCTTGATTAGATAAAGGTTCCAGTTCAAAAATCTGAACACGACTGCGAATGGCTGGAGTGACAGAAAAGAAGGGATTTTCAGTCGTAGCCCCAATCATGATGACCAGACCACTTTCTAAGAGGGGAAGTAGAAAGTCTTGTTTGGTTTTATCTAGTCGGTGAATCTCGTCTAGCAGGAGGACCAATCCACCAGAGAATTTAGCTTCTTCGGCGATTTCTTGTAGTCGCTTTTTACTATCCACTGTCGCATTAAAGGTCCGAAAGGCATACTTGGTCGTTCCAGCGATGGCAGAGGCAATACTGGTCTTGCCAATACCTGGAGGTCCGTAGAGAATCATGGAGGACAGACGATTGGCTTCCACCATGCGACGGATAATTTTTCCAGGTCCGACCAGATGCTCCTGACCGATGACCTGGTTGATGGTTTTTGGGCGCATGCGAAGCGCGAGATTGTCTGGCATAGCAGTCCTTTCTAACATGGATTTTCTGATGTATATGTGGTAAGATGGTAGTATCTATTTTAGCATATTTCCGAGCAATCGGGGCGATTTAAGAGTCGCATAGAAAGAGGACAAAATGGCAACATACGGATTTTTAGATGTTTTAGAGGAGGAGTTGGACAAGAACTTTCCCTTTGACTTTGAGATTAGTTGGGACAAGCGCAATCACGCGGTAGAAGTGAGTTTTTTACTAGAAGCGCAAAACGCTGCTGGTGTAGAGATGCTGGATGAGGACGGAGAGGTTTCTTCGGATGACATTCTCTTCGAGGAAGCAGTCCTTTTCTACAATCCTACCAAGTCAACAGTTAACGCAGAAGACTATTTAACAGTCATCCCTTACCTACCTAAAAAAGGATTTTCTCGTGAGTTTTTAGCTTATTTTGCCCTTTTCCTCAAAGATACTGCCGAGATTGGGCTGGATGCGCTTG from Streptococcus oralis includes these protein-coding regions:
- a CDS encoding replication-associated recombination protein A, producing MPDNLALRMRPKTINQVIGQEHLVGPGKIIRRMVEANRLSSMILYGPPGIGKTSIASAIAGTTKYAFRTFNATVDSKKRLQEIAEEAKFSGGLVLLLDEIHRLDKTKQDFLLPLLESGLVIMIGATTENPFFSVTPAIRSRVQIFELEPLSNQDVKEAIQIALTDPERGFDFPVELDDDALDFIATSTNGDLRSAFNSLDLAVLSTPENDKGIRHITLDIMENSLQRSYITMDKDGDGHYDVLSALQKSIRGSDVDASLHYAARLIEAGDLPSLARRLTVIAYEDIGLANPEAQIHTVTALDAAQKIGFPEARILIANVVIDLALSPKSNSAYVAMDKALADLKTSGHLPIPRHLRDGHYSGSKELGNAQNYLYPHNYPGNWIKQDYLPEKIKDQHYFTPEDTGKYERALAQRKETIDKLRDL
- a CDS encoding DUF3013 family protein, with translation MATYGFLDVLEEELDKNFPFDFEISWDKRNHAVEVSFLLEAQNAAGVEMLDEDGEVSSDDILFEEAVLFYNPTKSTVNAEDYLTVIPYLPKKGFSREFLAYFALFLKDTAEIGLDALVDFLEDPEAEEFVMEWNQEVFEEGKAGLEEGEFYPYPRY